In Denitratisoma sp. DHT3, one DNA window encodes the following:
- the glmM gene encoding phosphoglucosamine mutase encodes MSRKYFGTDGVRGEVGQAPITPDFVMRLGYAAGTTLVAREHLPPGEHPAVLIGKDTRISGYMLEAALEAGFAAAGVDVCLVGPMPTPAVAYLTRALRLQAGVVISASHNPYHDNGIKFFSAQGTKLPDAVELEIEKRLEQPMGCMASAQLGKARRIDDAAGRYIEFCKSTFPTELDLRGLKIAVDSAHGAAYQIAPSVFHELGAEVVRVGVSPNGLNINDGVGATAPESLRRAVLESGADLGISLDGDGDRLVMADAQGRLYDGDQLLYVIARYRATQGGMVGVSGLVGTLMSNLGFEHALGRLGVPFARAKVGDRYVLELMRERNWLLGGENSGHIICLDKHSTGDGIISALQVLAALRGAGETLDQACADLAMYPQKLINVRLPAGFDWQADPGIQAAKGAAERALDGQGRVLLRPSGTEPLLRVMVEGRDTGMVSTQAEAIAAAVRTAVA; translated from the coding sequence ATGAGTCGGAAATATTTCGGCACCGATGGTGTGCGCGGCGAAGTGGGGCAGGCGCCCATCACGCCCGATTTCGTGATGCGACTGGGTTACGCCGCCGGCACCACCCTGGTGGCGCGGGAGCACCTGCCGCCGGGCGAACATCCCGCCGTGCTGATCGGCAAGGACACCCGAATCTCCGGCTACATGCTGGAAGCCGCGCTGGAGGCGGGTTTCGCCGCCGCCGGCGTGGACGTCTGCCTGGTGGGGCCGATGCCGACGCCGGCGGTGGCCTACCTGACGCGGGCGCTGCGGCTCCAGGCCGGCGTCGTCATCTCCGCTTCCCACAATCCCTATCACGACAACGGCATCAAGTTCTTCTCGGCCCAGGGCACCAAGCTGCCCGATGCCGTGGAACTGGAGATCGAGAAGCGGCTGGAGCAGCCGATGGGCTGCATGGCTTCGGCGCAACTGGGCAAGGCGCGCCGCATCGACGACGCCGCCGGGCGCTACATCGAATTCTGCAAGAGCACCTTCCCCACCGAACTGGATCTGCGCGGCCTGAAGATCGCCGTCGACAGCGCCCACGGCGCCGCGTATCAGATCGCTCCCAGCGTGTTCCATGAGTTGGGCGCCGAAGTGGTCAGGGTCGGCGTGTCGCCCAACGGCCTCAACATCAACGACGGCGTCGGCGCCACCGCGCCCGAGTCGCTGCGCCGGGCCGTGCTCGAATCCGGCGCCGACCTCGGCATCTCGCTGGACGGCGACGGCGACCGGCTGGTGATGGCCGACGCCCAGGGCCGGCTCTACGATGGCGACCAACTGCTCTACGTGATCGCCCGGTACCGCGCAACGCAGGGCGGCATGGTCGGCGTGTCCGGCCTGGTCGGCACGCTGATGAGCAACCTCGGCTTCGAGCACGCCCTGGGGCGCCTCGGCGTTCCCTTCGCCCGGGCCAAGGTGGGCGACCGCTACGTGCTGGAACTGATGCGGGAGCGCAACTGGCTGCTGGGCGGCGAGAATTCCGGCCACATCATCTGCCTCGACAAGCACAGCACCGGCGACGGCATCATCTCCGCCCTGCAGGTGCTGGCCGCCCTGCGCGGCGCAGGCGAGACGCTGGATCAGGCTTGCGCCGACCTGGCCATGTACCCGCAGAAACTGATCAATGTGCGACTGCCGGCCGGTTTCGACTGGCAGGCCGACCCCGGCATCCAGGCCGCCAAGGGCGCGGCGGAACGCGCCCTCGACGGCCAGGGCCGGGTGCTGCTGCGGCCCTCGGGGACCGAGCCGCTGCTCAGGGTGATGGTGGAAGGAAGGGATACCGGCATGGTATCCACCCAGGCGGAAGCGATCGCCGCCGCGGTGCGGACGGCGGTGGCCTAG
- a CDS encoding RlmE family RNA methyltransferase codes for MNQHVHDPYVLRSKQEGWRSRAVFKLMEIDEKDRLLKPGMTVVDLGSTPGSWSEYAVRRIQPGGRLIALDLLPMEPIAGVTFIQGDFREEEVFHRLTDALEGRTVDLVLSDMAPNLSGIAVSDQARALHLVELTLEFCQQHLKPGGDMLVKVFQGSGYIELRDSVARTFERILVRKPAASRDRSTETYLLARSRRLQAP; via the coding sequence ATGAACCAGCACGTTCATGACCCCTATGTGCTCAGGTCCAAGCAGGAAGGCTGGCGTTCCCGCGCGGTGTTCAAGCTGATGGAAATCGACGAAAAGGACCGCTTGCTGAAGCCCGGCATGACCGTGGTCGACCTGGGTTCGACGCCCGGCAGCTGGAGCGAATACGCGGTGCGCCGAATCCAGCCGGGCGGGCGCCTGATCGCGCTGGATCTGTTGCCGATGGAGCCGATTGCCGGCGTCACCTTCATCCAGGGGGATTTCCGCGAGGAAGAGGTCTTCCATCGGCTCACCGATGCGCTCGAAGGGCGAACGGTGGATCTTGTTTTATCCGACATGGCCCCCAACCTGTCGGGCATTGCGGTGTCCGATCAGGCCCGGGCGCTGCATCTGGTGGAACTGACCCTGGAATTCTGTCAGCAACACCTGAAACCCGGTGGTGACATGCTGGTCAAAGTATTTCAAGGTAGCGGCTACATCGAACTGCGGGACAGCGTCGCCAGAACGTTCGAACGCATCCTGGTGCGCAAGCCCGCGGCATCCCGCGACCGGAGTACGGAAACCTATCTGCTGGCGCGCTCCAGGCGTTTGCAGGCCCCGTGA
- the carB gene encoding carbamoyl-phosphate synthase large subunit: MPKRNDIHSILIIGAGPIIIGQACEFDYSGAQACKALREEGYKVILVNSNPATIMTDPGTADVTYIEPITWQAVENIIAKERPDAILPTMGGQTALNCALDLARHGVLEKYGVEMIGASKEAIDKAEDREKFKQAMTRIGLGSARSAIAHSMEEAQQVQAGIGFPAIIRPSFTMGGSGGGIAYNQEEFAEICKRGLEASPTSELLIEESLLGWKEYEMEVVRDHKDNCIIICSIENLDPMGVHTGDSITVAPAQTLTDKEYQIMRNASIAVLREIGVDTGGSNVQFAINPDDGRMIVIEMNPRVSRSSALASKATGFPIAKVAAKLAVGFTLDELKNDITGGATPASFEPSIDYVVTKVPRFAFEKFPQANDRLTTQMKSVGEVMAIGRTFQESLQKALRGLEVGVYGLDEIEASREEIDHELANPGAQRIWYLGQAFREGYSLQDAFNLTRIDPWFLVQIEDIVNTEAWIRAQLLSTLDADALRGLKRKGFSDRRIANLIGGSETEVRKHRQALGVRPVFKRVDTCAAEFATSTAYMYSTYEEECEARPTDKKKIMVLGGGPNRIGQGIEFDYCCVHAALAMREDGYETIMVNCNPETVSTDYDTSDRLYFEPLTLEDILEIVEVEKPAGVIVQFGGQTPLKRARDLEANGVPIIGTSPDMIDAAEDRERFQKLLHDLGLKQPPNRTARTPEQAIALAAEIGYPLVVRPSYVLGGRAMEIVHEQKDLERYMREAVRVSNDSPVLLDRFLNDATEVDVDALCDGRQVIIGGIMEHIEQAGVHSGDSACSLPPFTLSREIQDELRRQTEMMAKGLNVVGLMNVQFAIQGQGGDAVVYVLEVNPRASRTVPFVSKATSLPLAKIAARCMAGRTLADQGVTKEVIPPYYSVKEAVFPFSKFPGVDTILGPEMKSTGEVMGVGRSFGEAFVKSQLASGTRLPKSGKVFISVKPADKPKAVEVARELHALGFTLVATRGTAAAIEAAGIPVSAVYKVTEGRPHIVDMIKNNEIALIVNTVDEKRTAIADSRSIRTSALAQKVTLFTTVEGARAACAGMRHSGLETYALQSLHGELSA, translated from the coding sequence ATGCCTAAAAGAAACGACATCCACAGCATCCTCATCATCGGTGCCGGCCCGATCATCATCGGACAGGCCTGCGAGTTCGACTACTCCGGCGCCCAGGCCTGCAAGGCGCTGCGCGAGGAGGGCTACAAGGTCATCCTGGTCAACTCCAACCCCGCCACGATCATGACCGATCCGGGCACCGCGGACGTCACCTACATCGAGCCGATCACCTGGCAGGCGGTGGAGAACATCATCGCCAAGGAGCGGCCCGACGCCATCCTGCCGACGATGGGCGGGCAGACGGCGCTGAACTGCGCGCTGGACCTGGCCCGGCACGGCGTGCTGGAAAAATACGGCGTGGAGATGATCGGCGCTTCCAAGGAAGCCATCGACAAGGCCGAGGACCGCGAGAAGTTCAAGCAGGCGATGACCCGGATCGGCCTCGGCTCCGCCCGTTCCGCCATCGCCCACAGCATGGAGGAGGCCCAGCAGGTCCAGGCCGGCATCGGCTTTCCCGCCATCATCCGGCCTTCGTTCACCATGGGCGGTTCCGGCGGCGGCATCGCCTACAACCAGGAGGAATTCGCCGAGATCTGCAAGCGCGGTCTCGAAGCCAGCCCCACCAGCGAACTCTTGATCGAGGAGTCGCTGCTCGGCTGGAAAGAGTACGAAATGGAAGTGGTGCGGGACCACAAGGACAACTGCATCATCATCTGCTCCATCGAGAACCTGGACCCGATGGGGGTGCACACCGGCGACTCGATCACCGTTGCGCCGGCCCAGACCCTGACCGACAAGGAATACCAGATCATGCGCAACGCATCCATTGCGGTGCTGCGCGAGATCGGCGTCGATACCGGCGGCTCCAACGTGCAGTTCGCGATCAATCCCGACGACGGCCGGATGATCGTGATCGAGATGAATCCGCGCGTATCGCGCTCCTCGGCCCTGGCCTCCAAGGCCACCGGCTTCCCCATCGCCAAGGTCGCGGCCAAGCTGGCGGTGGGCTTCACCCTGGACGAACTGAAGAACGACATCACCGGCGGCGCCACGCCGGCCTCCTTCGAGCCTTCGATCGACTACGTGGTGACCAAGGTTCCCCGTTTTGCCTTCGAGAAGTTCCCCCAGGCCAACGACCGGCTGACCACCCAGATGAAATCCGTGGGCGAGGTGATGGCCATCGGCCGCACCTTCCAGGAATCGCTGCAGAAGGCGCTGCGCGGACTGGAGGTCGGCGTCTACGGGCTGGACGAAATCGAGGCGTCGCGGGAAGAGATCGACCACGAACTGGCCAACCCCGGCGCCCAGCGCATCTGGTATCTGGGGCAGGCTTTCCGCGAGGGCTACTCGCTGCAGGACGCGTTCAATCTGACCAGGATCGACCCCTGGTTCCTGGTGCAGATCGAGGACATCGTCAATACCGAGGCCTGGATCCGGGCGCAGCTGCTGAGCACGCTGGATGCCGACGCCTTGCGCGGATTGAAGCGCAAGGGTTTCTCCGATCGCCGCATCGCCAACCTGATCGGCGGTTCCGAAACCGAGGTGCGCAAGCATCGCCAGGCGCTGGGCGTGCGGCCGGTGTTCAAGCGGGTGGACACCTGCGCCGCCGAGTTCGCCACGTCCACCGCCTACATGTACTCGACCTACGAGGAGGAGTGCGAGGCGCGGCCCACCGACAAGAAGAAGATCATGGTGCTGGGCGGCGGCCCCAACCGCATCGGCCAGGGCATCGAGTTCGACTATTGCTGCGTCCATGCGGCGCTGGCGATGCGGGAAGACGGCTACGAGACCATCATGGTCAACTGCAACCCGGAGACCGTATCCACCGACTACGACACCTCCGACCGCCTCTACTTCGAGCCGCTGACCCTGGAGGACATCCTGGAGATCGTCGAGGTCGAGAAGCCGGCCGGCGTGATCGTCCAGTTCGGTGGCCAGACGCCATTGAAGCGCGCCCGCGACCTGGAGGCCAACGGCGTGCCCATCATCGGCACCAGCCCCGACATGATCGACGCCGCCGAGGACCGGGAACGCTTCCAGAAGCTGCTCCACGACCTGGGCCTGAAGCAGCCGCCCAACCGCACCGCGCGCACCCCGGAGCAGGCCATCGCCCTGGCCGCCGAGATCGGCTATCCGCTGGTGGTGCGGCCCAGCTACGTGCTGGGCGGCCGGGCGATGGAGATCGTCCATGAGCAGAAGGACCTGGAGCGCTACATGCGCGAGGCGGTGCGGGTCTCCAACGATTCCCCGGTGCTGCTGGACCGCTTCCTCAACGACGCTACCGAAGTCGACGTCGATGCATTGTGCGACGGCCGGCAGGTGATCATCGGCGGCATCATGGAGCACATCGAGCAGGCCGGCGTGCATTCCGGCGACTCGGCGTGCTCCCTGCCGCCGTTCACCCTGTCCCGTGAAATCCAGGACGAGCTGCGGCGCCAGACCGAAATGATGGCCAAGGGCCTCAACGTGGTGGGCCTGATGAACGTGCAATTCGCCATCCAGGGACAGGGCGGGGACGCGGTGGTGTATGTGCTGGAAGTGAACCCGCGCGCCTCGCGCACCGTGCCCTTCGTGTCCAAGGCCACCAGCCTGCCGCTGGCCAAGATCGCCGCGCGCTGCATGGCGGGCCGGACGCTGGCCGACCAGGGCGTGACCAAGGAAGTGATTCCGCCCTACTACTCGGTGAAGGAGGCGGTGTTCCCCTTCTCCAAATTCCCCGGGGTGGACACCATCCTCGGTCCGGAAATGAAGTCCACCGGCGAGGTGATGGGCGTCGGCCGCAGTTTCGGCGAGGCCTTCGTCAAGTCGCAACTGGCGTCCGGCACCCGCCTGCCCAAGTCCGGCAAGGTCTTCATCAGCGTCAAGCCCGCCGACAAGCCCAAGGCCGTCGAAGTGGCCCGCGAACTCCACGCGCTGGGTTTCACCCTGGTCGCCACCCGCGGCACCGCCGCCGCCATCGAGGCGGCCGGCATCCCGGTGTCGGCGGTCTACAAGGTTACCGAGGGCCGACCCCATATCGTCGACATGATCAAGAACAACGAAATCGCCCTGATCGTGAATACCGTGGACGAGAAGCGCACGGCCATTGCCGATTCCCGCTCCATCCGCACTTCCGCCCTGGCCCAGAAGGTCACCTTGTTCACCACCGTCGAGGGCGCCCGGGCGGCCTGCGCCGGGATGCGCCATTCCGGCCTGGAAACCTATGCGCTGCAGAGCCTCCATGGGGAGCTGTCGGCATGA
- a CDS encoding helix-turn-helix domain-containing protein has product MGQGINNLADILLQEAGMSIPDENLDNEGFVRLYRAAIDRLCARAAAMDGKGAAAARDLAMLCRSLLSCPNLESAIHCAAEFSAMLHPRIGVLGLRVEGTHAVFLMDTQRRRPDRCSCLVDVTGLLGFVQLFGWLIGERLRLRLVALGYPHREDVMPFLGLFEVPVYMGAPVYRLEFDAQQLTRPVMRRPEELLDFTSTFPYNIVGPRVHALPLRFRVRAFMDAALARGKPMPELGALVVLIDGSESTLRRRLREEGTNYKALRDLCLREAAERYLAHGTWTVDQIVERLGFSDSLALRRAFRRWTGMTPTQYRKSVTG; this is encoded by the coding sequence ATGGGACAGGGCATCAACAATCTGGCAGATATCCTGTTGCAGGAGGCCGGAATGTCGATACCGGACGAGAATCTCGACAACGAGGGTTTTGTCCGGCTTTATCGGGCCGCCATCGACCGGCTTTGCGCGCGAGCCGCTGCGATGGACGGCAAAGGGGCTGCTGCTGCCAGAGACTTGGCCATGCTTTGCCGCAGCCTGCTGAGTTGTCCCAATCTTGAGAGTGCGATCCATTGCGCGGCGGAGTTCAGTGCCATGCTCCATCCCCGCATCGGCGTCCTTGGCCTGCGGGTAGAGGGGACCCATGCAGTCTTCCTGATGGATACGCAGCGGCGCCGGCCGGATCGTTGTTCCTGCCTGGTGGACGTCACCGGCCTGCTGGGCTTCGTGCAATTGTTCGGTTGGTTGATCGGCGAGCGACTGCGGCTGCGCTTGGTGGCATTGGGATATCCTCACCGGGAGGACGTCATGCCTTTCCTGGGCCTATTCGAAGTGCCGGTGTACATGGGAGCCCCGGTTTATCGCCTGGAATTCGACGCGCAGCAACTCACCCGGCCGGTCATGCGTCGTCCCGAGGAGCTGTTGGACTTCACCTCCACTTTTCCCTACAACATCGTCGGCCCCCGCGTCCATGCGCTGCCCTTGCGTTTCCGCGTACGGGCTTTCATGGATGCGGCGTTGGCACGGGGGAAACCGATGCCGGAACTCGGGGCGCTGGTGGTGCTGATCGATGGCAGCGAAAGCACGCTGCGCCGCAGGTTGCGGGAGGAAGGGACGAATTACAAGGCATTGCGCGATCTATGCCTGCGGGAAGCCGCCGAGCGCTACCTGGCCCATGGGACCTGGACCGTGGATCAGATCGTCGAGCGCCTCGGATTCAGTGACAGCCTCGCTCTGCGTCGCGCCTTCCGGCGCTGGACCGGCATGACACCGACTCAGTATCGGAAATCGGTGACAGGATAG
- the folP gene encoding dihydropteroate synthase, translated as MDDILHCGRYRLSLKRPLVMGIVNLTDDSFSGDGCGDDAARAIAHGHRLLEEGADLLDIGGESTRPGAMPVSAQQEMDRVLPVLEGLLACGAPLSVDTAKTEVMRAALAAGADMVNDIGALTAPGALEAVAASPAGVCLMHMQGEPRTMQQSPRYGDVVAEVAAYLAGRVAAAEAAGIARERIVVDPGFGFGKTLDHNLALLRHLDALRVSGLPLLAGLSRKSMLGLLTGRPAPERVFASVAAALLAAERGAAILRVHDVAATRDALTVLTALEETSE; from the coding sequence ATGGACGACATTCTGCATTGCGGCCGCTATCGGCTCAGCCTGAAACGCCCGCTGGTGATGGGCATCGTCAATCTCACCGACGATTCCTTTTCCGGCGACGGCTGCGGCGACGATGCGGCGCGCGCCATCGCCCATGGCCACCGCTTGCTGGAGGAGGGGGCCGATCTGCTCGACATCGGCGGCGAATCCACCCGGCCGGGCGCCATGCCGGTCTCGGCGCAACAGGAGATGGACCGGGTCCTGCCCGTGCTGGAGGGCCTGCTGGCGTGCGGCGCGCCGCTTTCGGTGGATACCGCCAAGACCGAAGTGATGCGGGCCGCCCTGGCGGCGGGCGCCGACATGGTCAACGACATCGGCGCCCTCACCGCGCCGGGAGCGCTGGAGGCGGTGGCCGCCAGTCCGGCCGGCGTCTGCCTGATGCACATGCAGGGCGAGCCCCGCACCATGCAGCAGTCGCCCCGCTATGGCGACGTGGTGGCGGAGGTGGCGGCATACCTGGCCGGCCGGGTGGCCGCCGCCGAAGCCGCGGGCATTGCGCGCGAGCGCATCGTGGTGGACCCGGGCTTCGGCTTCGGCAAGACCCTGGACCACAATCTGGCCCTGCTGCGCCACCTGGACGCGTTGCGGGTTTCCGGCCTGCCGCTCTTGGCCGGCCTGTCGCGCAAATCCATGCTCGGCCTGCTCACCGGCCGGCCGGCGCCGGAACGGGTCTTCGCCAGCGTCGCGGCGGCCCTGCTGGCGGCCGAGCGCGGCGCCGCCATCCTGCGGGTCCATGACGTGGCGGCGACCCGCGACGCCCTGACTGTATTGACCGCATTGGAGGAAACAAGCGAATGA
- the ftsH gene encoding ATP-dependent zinc metalloprotease FtsH, with product MNNMFKSLAIWLVIGIVLMTVFNQFNARQVSQSAIDYSQFLDEVRQGMITKVLIQGRTLEATTTDGKKIISYAPADLWLVSDLLKYDVKVVAKPEEEQSFLMSLFVSWFPMLLLIGVWVFFMRQMQGGGKGGAFSFGKSRARIMDEASNTVTFADVAGCDEAKEDVSELVDFLRDPSKFQKLGGRIPRGVLMVGSPGTGKTLLAKAIAGEAKVPFFSISGSDFVEMFVGVGAARVRDMFEQAKKSAPCIIFIDEIDAVGRQRGAGLGGGNDEREQTLNQLLVEMDGFEGSAGVIVIAATNRPDVLDPALLRPGRFDRQVVVPLPDIRGREQILKVHMRKVPVAPDVDASVLARGCPGFAGADLANLVNEAALFAARSNKRVVDMEDFERAKDKIMMGAERRSMVMPEEERRNTAYHESGHALVAKLLPKTDPVHKVTIIPRGRALGVTMQLPTEDRYSQDRDRLLNTIAVLFGGRIAEEIFMHQMTTGASNDFQRATDLARRMVTQWGMSDNLGPMVYGEEEGEIFLGRSVTTHKNMSEASLQKVDAEIRRILDEQYALARKLLEDNRDKVEAMTAALLELETIDADQITDIMEGRPPRPPKPSSAPAPSSPDKPSGTAPNAAAPA from the coding sequence TTGAATAACATGTTTAAAAGCTTGGCGATCTGGCTGGTGATCGGCATCGTGCTGATGACCGTCTTCAACCAGTTCAACGCGCGCCAGGTATCCCAGTCCGCGATCGACTATTCCCAGTTCCTTGACGAAGTCCGGCAGGGGATGATCACCAAGGTCTTGATCCAGGGGCGCACCCTGGAAGCCACCACCACCGATGGCAAGAAGATCATTTCCTATGCGCCGGCCGATCTCTGGCTGGTGTCCGACCTGCTGAAATACGACGTCAAGGTCGTGGCCAAGCCGGAAGAGGAACAGTCCTTCCTGATGAGCCTGTTCGTGTCCTGGTTCCCGATGCTGCTCCTGATCGGCGTCTGGGTGTTCTTCATGCGGCAGATGCAGGGCGGCGGCAAGGGCGGCGCCTTTTCCTTCGGCAAGAGCCGCGCCCGGATCATGGACGAAGCCAGCAACACCGTCACCTTCGCCGACGTCGCCGGCTGCGACGAGGCCAAGGAGGACGTGTCGGAACTGGTGGATTTCCTCCGCGATCCCTCCAAGTTCCAGAAGCTGGGCGGCCGCATTCCGCGCGGTGTGCTGATGGTGGGTTCGCCGGGCACCGGCAAGACCCTGCTCGCCAAGGCGATCGCCGGCGAGGCCAAGGTGCCGTTCTTCAGCATCTCCGGCTCCGACTTCGTCGAGATGTTCGTCGGCGTCGGCGCGGCCCGCGTGCGCGACATGTTCGAGCAGGCCAAGAAATCCGCGCCCTGCATCATCTTCATCGACGAGATCGACGCCGTCGGGCGCCAGCGCGGCGCCGGCCTGGGCGGCGGCAACGACGAGCGGGAACAGACCCTCAACCAGCTGCTGGTGGAAATGGACGGCTTCGAAGGCTCGGCGGGCGTGATCGTGATCGCCGCCACCAACCGCCCGGACGTGCTGGACCCGGCGCTGCTGCGCCCCGGCCGTTTCGACCGCCAGGTGGTCGTGCCCTTGCCGGACATCCGCGGGCGCGAGCAGATTCTCAAGGTGCATATGCGCAAGGTGCCGGTGGCGCCCGACGTCGATGCCTCCGTCCTGGCCCGCGGCTGCCCCGGCTTCGCCGGCGCCGACCTGGCCAACCTGGTGAACGAGGCCGCGCTGTTCGCCGCCCGGTCCAACAAGCGGGTGGTGGACATGGAGGATTTCGAGCGCGCCAAGGACAAGATCATGATGGGCGCAGAGCGTCGTTCCATGGTGATGCCCGAGGAAGAGCGCAGGAACACCGCCTATCACGAGTCCGGCCATGCGCTGGTGGCCAAGCTGCTGCCCAAGACCGATCCGGTGCACAAGGTCACCATCATTCCGCGCGGCCGCGCCCTGGGCGTGACCATGCAGTTGCCCACCGAGGATCGCTACAGCCAGGACCGCGACCGGCTGCTCAACACCATCGCGGTGCTGTTCGGCGGCCGCATTGCCGAGGAAATCTTCATGCACCAGATGACCACCGGCGCCTCCAACGACTTCCAGCGCGCCACCGACCTGGCCCGGCGCATGGTGACCCAGTGGGGCATGTCGGACAACCTCGGTCCCATGGTCTATGGGGAGGAGGAGGGCGAGATTTTCCTCGGCCGTTCCGTGACGACCCACAAGAACATGTCCGAGGCTTCTCTGCAAAAGGTCGATGCCGAGATTCGCCGCATTCTCGATGAGCAGTACGCATTGGCCCGCAAACTGCTCGAGGACAACCGCGACAAGGTGGAAGCCATGACCGCAGCCCTGCTGGAATTGGAAACCATCGACGCCGACCAGATCACCGACATCATGGAAGGGCGCCCGCCGCGGCCACCCAAACCCAGCAGCGCCCCCGCGCCGTCGTCGCCCGACAAGCCTTCCGGTACCGCGCCCAACGCGGCGGCACCGGCCTGA
- a CDS encoding DUF4149 domain-containing protein, with translation MNKLAESLYALAIAVWVGGLVAIGYLAAPVLFAQLSDRTLAGNLAGTMFSAVAWVGLGAGAYLLLYLLVRRGWRAFKSSVLWIVLAMAALTVAGHFGIQPILAQLKADALPRAVMESALRDRFATWHGVSSGLYLVQTLLGLWLVIWQERGKR, from the coding sequence GTGAACAAGCTTGCCGAAAGCCTCTACGCTCTGGCGATCGCCGTTTGGGTCGGCGGCCTCGTCGCGATCGGCTATCTCGCCGCGCCGGTATTGTTCGCCCAGCTGTCGGATCGCACCCTGGCGGGCAACCTCGCCGGGACGATGTTTTCCGCCGTCGCCTGGGTCGGCCTCGGCGCCGGCGCCTATCTGCTGCTCTATCTTCTGGTGCGGCGCGGCTGGCGGGCCTTCAAGTCCAGCGTGCTCTGGATCGTGCTGGCCATGGCGGCGCTGACGGTGGCCGGCCATTTCGGCATCCAGCCCATCCTGGCGCAGTTGAAGGCGGACGCCTTGCCGCGCGCCGTGATGGAAAGCGCCCTGCGCGACCGCTTCGCCACCTGGCACGGCGTTTCCAGCGGACTCTATCTGGTGCAGACCCTGCTGGGGCTGTGGCTGGTGATCTGGCAGGAGCGGGGCAAACGGTAG
- the greA gene encoding transcription elongation factor GreA, giving the protein MSKFPITLRGAELLREELHRLKTVDRPSVIAAIAEARSHGDLSENAEYEAAKERQGFIEGRIAEVEGKLSNAQIIDPASLDADGRVVFGATVELEDVDAGKTVTYQIVGDDEADLKIGKISLNSPVARALIGKFAGDVAEVQAPGGIREYEILDVRYE; this is encoded by the coding sequence ATGAGCAAGTTTCCCATCACCCTGCGTGGCGCCGAACTGCTGAGGGAGGAACTCCATCGTCTGAAGACGGTGGATCGCCCCAGCGTGATCGCCGCCATCGCCGAGGCCCGCTCCCATGGCGATCTGTCGGAGAACGCCGAGTACGAGGCCGCCAAGGAGCGCCAGGGATTCATCGAGGGCCGCATCGCCGAGGTCGAGGGCAAGCTGTCCAACGCCCAGATCATCGATCCCGCCTCCCTGGACGCCGACGGTCGCGTGGTGTTCGGCGCGACGGTGGAACTGGAGGACGTCGATGCCGGCAAGACCGTCACTTACCAGATCGTCGGTGACGACGAGGCCGATCTGAAGATCGGCAAGATTTCCCTCAACTCCCCGGTCGCCCGCGCCCTGATCGGCAAGTTCGCCGGCGACGTGGCGGAGGTCCAGGCGCCCGGCGGCATCCGCGAATACGAGATCCTCGATGTCCGCTACGAGTAG
- the yhbY gene encoding ribosome assembly RNA-binding protein YhbY, producing the protein MIELTTEQRKALRAAAHHLNPVASVGQHGLTPAVLNEINAALKAHELIKVKLHGIEREDREALFAEICAALECAPVQHIGNILVLWREKPAEDKAAARPAGRKAPQPRTKKQAAAALERRRRSVR; encoded by the coding sequence ATGATCGAACTGACTACCGAACAGCGCAAGGCACTCCGTGCCGCCGCCCATCATCTGAATCCCGTCGCCAGCGTTGGACAGCACGGTCTGACGCCGGCCGTTCTGAACGAGATCAATGCCGCCCTGAAGGCCCATGAACTGATCAAGGTCAAGCTCCACGGCATCGAACGCGAAGACCGGGAAGCCCTCTTCGCCGAAATCTGTGCCGCCCTGGAGTGCGCACCGGTGCAGCACATCGGCAACATCCTCGTGCTCTGGCGGGAAAAACCGGCCGAGGACAAGGCCGCGGCCAGGCCGGCCGGTCGCAAGGCTCCGCAGCCTCGCACCAAGAAGCAGGCCGCCGCCGCCCTCGAACGCCGCCGCCGCTCCGTCCGCTGA